A stretch of the Desulfobacter sp. genome encodes the following:
- a CDS encoding TRAP transporter small permease subunit — protein MLETLSNRLERMIKKEGDLTSLLIYPLLIVVVYEVFMRYAFNAPTTWGFEATTFLYGLHYMFGLAYTDAYDGHVKVDIFTALAPEKIQIFLRILTNLVFFMPVFLCMTFWSVKYAYVSFSGLEVNPTSWAPPIWPLKILMALCFALLLIQGIANLFKDINAFKN, from the coding sequence ATGTTGGAAACCCTGTCAAACCGCTTGGAACGCATGATCAAAAAAGAGGGAGACCTCACCTCCCTGCTCATCTATCCCCTGCTCATTGTGGTGGTATATGAGGTGTTTATGCGTTATGCGTTTAACGCCCCCACCACCTGGGGATTTGAGGCTACTACCTTTTTATACGGTCTTCATTACATGTTCGGGCTGGCCTATACCGATGCATATGACGGCCATGTCAAGGTTGATATTTTTACGGCACTTGCCCCTGAAAAGATCCAGATTTTTTTGAGGATTTTGACCAACCTGGTTTTTTTCATGCCGGTCTTTTTGTGCATGACCTTCTGGTCGGTCAAGTATGCATATGTCTCCTTTTCCGGCCTAGAAGTGAATCCCACCTCCTGGGCCCCGCCCATCTGGCCCCTGAAGATCCTCATGGCCCTTTGCTTTGCCCTTCTGCTCATCCAGGGCATCGCGAATTTGTTTAAAGATATCAATGCGTTTAAAAATTAA
- a CDS encoding (Fe-S)-binding protein — translation MANMSELANSVKELEEQLVTCIRCGMCQSVCPLFEQTRKEADVARGKLALLTGLMENVFSDPDGVDQRLNQCLLCGSCAANCPSGVNVLEIFIKARAILTEYRGLSPAKKLIFKKMLAHPGRFDTLVEWAGKFQGLFTKSDANAQGTSCARLVSPLLAHRHFLPLADTPFHKELPNQGLKTKEKQIRAALFTGCLIDKVFPNIARSVIQVLDHHGVGITIPSGQGCCGIPALASGDRDTFTRLVDHHLALFEKENFNILVTACATCTSTIKKLWPAIYKNPDSGIKKRLDDLAAKTMDITQFLVDRVAPDVFSKPHLNPTGEVVTYHDPCHLKKSLGVASQPRTLIKAAGHTLVEMNGSDKCCGMGGSFNVYHYDLSAAIGKLKQENIVDTNCTTLATGCPACMMQISDMLAKHKAEVRVCHPIELYSQALNKKKP, via the coding sequence ATGGCAAATATGAGTGAACTGGCAAATTCAGTTAAAGAACTTGAAGAACAATTGGTGACCTGTATCAGGTGCGGTATGTGTCAGTCGGTCTGCCCCCTGTTTGAACAAACCCGCAAAGAAGCGGATGTGGCAAGGGGAAAGCTGGCCCTGCTCACAGGGCTTATGGAAAATGTTTTTTCCGATCCCGACGGGGTAGACCAGCGCCTGAATCAGTGTCTTCTCTGCGGGTCCTGCGCTGCAAACTGCCCCTCAGGGGTGAATGTCCTGGAAATTTTCATCAAGGCCCGGGCCATTTTAACCGAGTACAGGGGGCTGTCCCCGGCCAAAAAACTGATATTCAAAAAAATGCTGGCCCACCCGGGCAGGTTTGACACCCTGGTGGAATGGGCAGGTAAATTCCAGGGACTGTTTACCAAATCAGACGCCAATGCCCAGGGGACCTCCTGTGCCCGGCTGGTATCCCCCCTTCTGGCCCATCGGCATTTTCTGCCCCTGGCTGACACCCCCTTTCACAAAGAACTCCCGAACCAGGGTCTGAAAACAAAGGAAAAACAGATCAGGGCAGCCCTATTTACCGGCTGCCTCATTGACAAGGTCTTTCCCAACATTGCCCGGTCCGTGATTCAGGTTCTCGATCACCATGGGGTGGGGATTACCATCCCGTCCGGCCAGGGATGCTGCGGAATTCCAGCTCTGGCCTCGGGGGACAGGGATACCTTTACACGGCTTGTGGACCACCATCTTGCCCTGTTTGAAAAAGAAAATTTTAATATCTTGGTCACGGCCTGTGCCACCTGCACATCCACCATTAAAAAATTATGGCCCGCGATATACAAAAATCCGGATTCAGGGATCAAAAAAAGACTGGACGACCTGGCCGCCAAAACCATGGACATCACCCAGTTTCTCGTGGACCGGGTGGCGCCTGATGTTTTCTCAAAACCCCATTTGAACCCCACCGGAGAGGTCGTTACCTATCATGATCCCTGCCATCTGAAAAAATCCCTGGGCGTGGCATCCCAGCCCAGAACGCTGATCAAGGCAGCAGGCCACACCCTTGTGGAGATGAACGGATCGGATAAATGCTGCGGCATGGGAGGCAGCTTTAATGTATACCACTATGATCTTTCAGCTGCCATCGGCAAGCTCAAACAGGAGAATATCGTTGATACGAACTGCACCACCCTTGCCACAGGCTGCCCTGCCTGCATGATGCAAATCTCGGACATGCTGGCAAAACACAAGGCCGAGGTCAGGGTCTGTCATCCCATTGAACTCTACTCCCAGGCGCTGAACAAGAAAAAACCTTGA
- a CDS encoding trehalose-6-phosphate synthase: MLEYYSEKSRIIIVSNRLPLVIRKDEHGKIIFEKGAGGLVTAMAPVLEQKQGTWVGWPGYTLEKGAKDHAVTALESNSAGYDIRPVPLDASEIKNYYEGFSNSVLWPLFHGFTGPCLFRPEYWDAYRQVNEKFAQIVSDNIQDNDLIWVHDYQLLLLGQLLGKTVKKNRIGFFLHIPFPSVEIFSRCPWRYELLSAMLEYDLVGFHTIQHKRNFIGCINKLIQEVNIDARAAFDQTITEFKIKNRVKRIGVFPISIDYDEFLFAARDKRVKQRSVAIRNNAPDAKIILGVDRLDYTKGIPEKLRAFKRFLTRFPEFHKKACFIQVVVPSRRGILAYKDLKLEIEQLVGEINGVFNTHDWLPIRYMFRSLDRKELVALYRASDIAFVTPLKDGMNLVAKEYCTCNVDETGVLILSEFAGAAQQFYTDALLVNPHDTDKTADAILRAFEMSDREKAARMHNLREDVRTRDVMWWLNSFVTAAVRKELKGFSEPDEYFPRKPENRGGDRERVNARNV; this comes from the coding sequence ATGCTCGAATATTATTCTGAAAAAAGCCGTATCATCATCGTGTCCAACCGGCTTCCCCTGGTCATTCGAAAGGATGAGCATGGGAAAATTATTTTTGAAAAAGGCGCGGGCGGGCTGGTCACGGCAATGGCTCCGGTGCTTGAACAAAAACAAGGGACCTGGGTGGGATGGCCTGGGTATACCCTGGAAAAAGGTGCCAAAGACCATGCGGTTACGGCCCTTGAATCAAACTCCGCCGGATATGACATAAGGCCTGTCCCCCTGGATGCCAGCGAGATTAAAAATTACTATGAGGGCTTTTCCAACTCTGTTTTATGGCCGCTTTTCCACGGATTTACAGGGCCCTGCCTGTTCCGGCCTGAATACTGGGATGCCTACCGGCAGGTGAATGAAAAATTTGCCCAAATCGTTTCGGATAATATCCAGGACAATGATTTGATCTGGGTCCATGATTATCAGCTGCTGCTTTTAGGTCAGCTGCTGGGCAAAACCGTTAAAAAAAACCGGATCGGCTTTTTTCTTCACATTCCCTTTCCGTCGGTGGAAATTTTTTCCAGGTGCCCCTGGCGGTATGAACTCCTGTCAGCCATGCTTGAATACGATCTTGTGGGCTTTCACACCATCCAGCATAAACGCAATTTCATCGGGTGCATCAATAAATTGATCCAGGAGGTCAATATAGACGCCAGGGCCGCCTTTGACCAGACCATTACCGAGTTTAAAATCAAGAATCGGGTCAAACGTATCGGTGTGTTTCCCATCAGCATTGACTATGATGAATTCTTATTTGCCGCCAGGGATAAACGGGTGAAGCAGCGGTCCGTGGCCATCCGGAACAATGCCCCTGATGCCAAAATTATTCTCGGGGTTGACCGCCTGGATTATACCAAGGGAATTCCTGAAAAGCTGAGGGCCTTTAAACGGTTTTTAACCCGGTTTCCCGAGTTTCATAAAAAAGCCTGCTTTATTCAGGTGGTGGTGCCCAGCCGGAGGGGGATTTTAGCCTATAAAGATCTGAAACTTGAGATCGAGCAATTGGTGGGAGAGATCAACGGGGTGTTCAATACCCATGACTGGCTGCCCATCCGGTACATGTTCAGGTCATTGGACCGGAAGGAGCTTGTTGCCTTGTACCGCGCCAGTGACATTGCCTTTGTCACCCCGTTAAAGGACGGGATGAATCTGGTTGCCAAGGAGTATTGTACCTGCAATGTCGATGAAACCGGTGTCTTGATTTTAAGTGAGTTTGCAGGGGCTGCCCAGCAGTTTTATACGGATGCCCTTCTGGTCAATCCCCATGATACCGACAAAACCGCAGATGCCATACTCAGGGCCTTTGAGATGTCTGACCGGGAAAAAGCCGCTCGTATGCACAACCTGAGAGAAGATGTCAGAACCCGGGATGTGATGTGGTGGCTGAATTCCTTTGTTACGGCTGCCGTGAGAAAAGAGTTAAAAGGATTTTCTGAGCCGGATGAATATTTTCCCCGCAAGCCGGAAAATAGGGGGGGGGACCGGGAGCGGGTTAATGCCCGGAATGTTTAA
- the dctP gene encoding TRAP transporter substrate-binding protein DctP: protein MKKGLTILAACLMAFVFICGNAHAGKREKFGEDPRHKSAKRVSFKTSDEKIRWKMVMPWSKGLLFYDIAVHFADSVRLASAGRLDIKPFSAGELVPANQTFDSVSMGSAQLAHGSPLYWKGKNEAFVAYGSVPFGLDAEGYNIWLYERGGLEMLQELYAQHGLYALPAGQTGQEMGLFSNKKAVKMEDFKGMRIRTPGWYMDIMNTLGASVSPLPGGEVYLALERGVIDAAEYSTPAINYPMGFDEITKYAIQPGVHQPAFQCDVIFNQKAWNALPQDLKWIVQICAKETQLWSYNWINGLNAKAIRLFKEKVEFVTMDKATRIEFRKITKQYLDSVKAKYPDVKKALDSQEAFIKDYADWREARGGVAPWPYETYVGGKTHE, encoded by the coding sequence ATGAAAAAAGGATTGACGATTCTGGCAGCCTGCCTGATGGCATTTGTTTTTATCTGCGGCAATGCCCATGCCGGCAAACGTGAGAAATTCGGAGAAGACCCCCGCCATAAATCAGCAAAACGGGTAAGCTTTAAGACCTCTGATGAAAAGATCCGATGGAAAATGGTCATGCCCTGGTCCAAGGGACTGCTCTTTTACGATATCGCCGTCCATTTTGCCGACTCTGTCCGCCTGGCATCTGCCGGCCGCCTGGATATCAAGCCCTTTTCCGCCGGAGAACTGGTTCCGGCCAACCAGACCTTTGATTCCGTGTCCATGGGGTCTGCCCAGCTGGCCCACGGCTCTCCTTTGTACTGGAAGGGAAAAAACGAGGCCTTTGTCGCCTATGGTTCAGTCCCCTTTGGCCTGGATGCAGAAGGGTATAATATCTGGCTTTATGAACGGGGCGGTCTTGAGATGCTTCAAGAACTCTATGCCCAGCATGGCCTCTATGCACTGCCCGCAGGGCAGACCGGCCAGGAAATGGGCTTGTTTTCCAATAAAAAAGCCGTGAAAATGGAAGATTTCAAAGGCATGCGCATCAGGACCCCGGGCTGGTACATGGATATCATGAACACCCTGGGTGCATCGGTCTCTCCCCTTCCCGGAGGCGAGGTCTACCTGGCCCTTGAGCGGGGCGTTATTGATGCGGCGGAATATTCCACCCCTGCCATTAATTATCCCATGGGGTTTGATGAGATTACCAAATACGCCATCCAGCCGGGGGTTCATCAGCCCGCCTTTCAATGTGATGTGATTTTCAACCAAAAAGCCTGGAACGCGCTTCCCCAGGATCTTAAATGGATTGTCCAGATTTGTGCCAAGGAAACCCAGCTTTGGAGCTACAACTGGATCAACGGCCTGAATGCAAAAGCCATCCGTCTGTTCAAGGAAAAGGTAGAGTTTGTCACCATGGACAAGGCCACCCGGATTGAGTTTAGAAAAATTACCAAACAATACCTGGATTCGGTCAAGGCCAAATATCCTGACGTGAAAAAGGCCCTGGATTCACAGGAGGCCTTTATCAAGGATTACGCAGACTGGAGAGAGGCAAGGGGCGGGGTCGCCCCCTGGCCCTATGAGACCTATGTGGGCGGAAAAACCCACGAATAA
- a CDS encoding FAD-binding protein yields the protein MISQPIINKLREVLGPQNVMTEKEDMLTYSYDATVLDAQMPGAVVIPANTEEIGQIVLVCHENKIPLTVRGSGTNLSGGTIPERSGIVMLTGRLNKIIDINETDMYAVVQPGVVTADLAAAVEAKGLFYPPDPGSQAVSTLGGNVAENAGGLRGLKYGVTKDYVMGLKFFDAQGNYVKTGSRTVKCATGYNLTGLMVGSEGTLGVLNEIVLKLIPLPRARKSMVAVYDTIEKASETVAAIIAARIVPATLEILDNFTIRAVEDFSRAGLPVDAAALLLIEVDGHPAVVEEEGEKVEILCKKQGAKSIDVARTDAQRDKIWAARRSALSALAKLKPTLVLEDATVPRSKIPEMVRSLQTIASKYKIDIGTFGHAGDGNLHPTILTDKRNTEEFSRVEAAIEEIFDNALALGGTLSGEHGTGIAKAPFLEKESGYSSILFSRKLRSALDPNNILNPGKITGVSD from the coding sequence ATGATCAGTCAACCCATCATCAACAAATTAAGAGAAGTGCTTGGCCCGCAAAATGTTATGACAGAAAAAGAGGACATGCTCACCTATTCCTATGATGCAACGGTTCTTGATGCCCAGATGCCCGGAGCCGTTGTCATACCGGCCAACACAGAAGAAATCGGCCAAATTGTTCTTGTCTGCCATGAAAATAAGATCCCCTTAACGGTCCGGGGATCCGGGACCAATCTATCCGGGGGCACCATTCCGGAACGATCCGGCATTGTCATGCTCACAGGACGGCTGAACAAGATCATAGACATCAATGAAACAGATATGTATGCTGTGGTCCAGCCCGGGGTGGTCACGGCAGACCTTGCAGCGGCGGTGGAGGCAAAAGGACTTTTCTACCCTCCGGACCCCGGCTCCCAGGCCGTGTCCACCTTGGGGGGAAATGTGGCGGAAAATGCAGGCGGACTGCGGGGGCTTAAATACGGGGTAACCAAAGATTATGTCATGGGGTTAAAATTCTTTGATGCCCAGGGCAACTATGTGAAAACAGGATCAAGAACGGTGAAGTGTGCAACCGGGTATAATTTAACAGGGCTGATGGTGGGTTCAGAAGGCACGCTCGGGGTGCTGAATGAAATCGTTTTAAAACTCATCCCCCTGCCCAGGGCCAGAAAATCAATGGTGGCGGTTTATGACACCATTGAAAAGGCATCTGAAACCGTGGCGGCCATCATTGCGGCCAGGATCGTTCCGGCCACCCTTGAAATCCTGGACAATTTTACCATCCGGGCGGTTGAAGATTTTTCCAGGGCAGGCCTTCCCGTGGATGCGGCTGCCCTGCTCCTCATTGAAGTGGACGGTCACCCGGCCGTGGTTGAAGAAGAAGGGGAAAAAGTGGAAATCCTGTGTAAAAAACAGGGAGCCAAAAGTATTGATGTGGCCCGGACCGATGCCCAGCGTGATAAAATCTGGGCGGCCAGACGGTCTGCACTGTCAGCCTTGGCCAAACTCAAACCCACCCTGGTGCTCGAGGACGCCACCGTGCCCCGAAGTAAAATCCCGGAGATGGTAAGATCTCTCCAAACGATTGCATCCAAGTACAAAATTGATATCGGCACATTCGGCCATGCAGGGGATGGGAACCTTCACCCCACCATTCTTACGGACAAGCGGAATACAGAGGAATTTTCAAGGGTGGAAGCCGCCATTGAAGAAATTTTCGATAACGCCCTGGCCCTTGGGGGCACCCTGTCCGGGGAGCACGGCACAGGCATTGCCAAGGCCCCGTTCCTGGAAAAAGAATCTGGATACTCTTCCATTCTTTTTTCCAGAAAACTAAGATCTGCCCTGGACCCGAACAACATACTCAACCCGGGAAAAATCACGGGTGTGTCAGATTAA
- a CDS encoding FadR family transcriptional regulator, with the protein MPLPIKPIKPKRISDQVFDQVRELIYRGTLKPGEKLMPERDLAQAMDVSRTTIRDAIQRLAAMGLIVQKQGQGTFVKSIDDTQNPLVKAMETQEASLNDLLEVRMGLECNAAFLAAQRADETDITALDQSIGEMETEVNSGRLGTEADTGFHMAIAYAAKNPLHILIMRNFYDYLSHNIGENLASLYKEPDNTQIIFNQHKNILTAIKARSSSQARAAMEEHIRFVMEYFKHSGH; encoded by the coding sequence ATGCCTTTGCCCATAAAACCCATAAAACCCAAACGGATTTCAGACCAGGTCTTTGACCAGGTCAGGGAGCTGATTTACCGGGGCACCCTCAAACCCGGAGAAAAGCTCATGCCCGAACGGGACCTGGCCCAAGCCATGGATGTCAGCCGGACCACGATCCGGGATGCCATTCAGCGACTGGCCGCCATGGGGCTGATTGTCCAGAAACAGGGCCAGGGCACCTTTGTTAAATCCATTGACGACACCCAAAACCCCCTTGTCAAAGCCATGGAAACCCAGGAGGCCTCTTTGAACGACCTGCTGGAGGTCCGCATGGGACTTGAGTGCAATGCCGCATTTCTGGCAGCCCAAAGGGCCGATGAAACCGATATTACGGCCCTGGACCAGAGCATTGGGGAAATGGAGACCGAGGTCAATTCAGGACGGCTGGGCACAGAGGCAGACACAGGATTTCACATGGCCATTGCCTATGCGGCAAAAAACCCTTTGCATATCCTGATCATGCGCAACTTCTACGATTACCTTTCCCATAATATTGGTGAAAATCTGGCCAGCCTCTACAAAGAACCGGACAATACCCAAATCATTTTCAACCAGCACAAAAATATATTGACGGCCATCAAGGCCCGGAGTTCTTCCCAGGCCCGGGCGGCCATGGAAGAGCACATCCGCTTTGTCATGGAATATTTTAAACATTCCGGGCATTAA